One part of the Candidatus Limnocylindrales bacterium genome encodes these proteins:
- a CDS encoding SLC13 family permease yields MQILIVLAILLASVVLFVTELVPADLVALGIMIGLILTGILTPEEAIAGFSNPALITVAAMFVLSAGLLRTGAVGFIGKKIIQISGKDEKKLLLSILLVVTFISAFINNTPVMMVFLPIILGISYQTEISPSKLLIPTSYATIIGGTCTLIGTSTNVLVSFLIKKYGFPELKMFEFTQLGIIFAVAGILYIFFIGYHLLPRRASVTGYISGNYIKEYLTEMEIIKGSSLAGKTLSEAILKKYPDIKILQLIRGEEILWTPLPSLVLKEGDVLLVRGSVTDIVSLYNKDDVELLPDLSPGEIKFKEQNSTLAELVITPNSSLIGRTTRGVGFRNRYGVTVVAIQRHGIHIREKISQIRLRLGDTLLVLGDVDSIVKLRDCEDFLLLEGIEETVIYKDKAPIAIGIMLMVIVLAALDFMSILVLSLLGVMLMILTRCIPLKAAYRSVDMSVMILIAGTIALGTAMEKTHAAELIAHHLISMVGFLGPTAVLSAFYLLTSFLTAVMSNNATAVLLIPIAISTATSLGVNPKPFILAVMFGASADFSTPIGYQTNTMVYGPGGYKFIDYVKVGTPLNVLFWILATLFLPYFWPLK; encoded by the coding sequence ATGCAAATCCTTATCGTCTTGGCTATTTTGCTTGCTTCGGTGGTGTTATTTGTAACAGAACTGGTGCCCGCCGATCTCGTTGCTTTGGGGATTATGATCGGTTTGATCCTCACCGGTATTCTAACCCCCGAGGAAGCGATCGCCGGGTTCAGTAATCCGGCCCTCATTACCGTAGCAGCCATGTTTGTTTTAAGTGCCGGTCTCCTCCGAACCGGAGCCGTGGGATTTATTGGGAAGAAGATTATACAGATCTCCGGAAAGGATGAAAAAAAGCTTCTCTTATCCATCCTGCTGGTCGTTACCTTTATCTCGGCCTTCATTAACAACACTCCGGTTATGATGGTATTTCTTCCCATCATTTTAGGTATTTCTTATCAGACCGAGATAAGTCCCTCGAAGCTTCTCATCCCAACTTCCTATGCAACGATTATTGGAGGAACCTGCACCCTGATCGGAACTTCCACCAATGTCCTGGTCAGCTTTTTGATTAAAAAATATGGATTCCCTGAGTTGAAGATGTTTGAATTTACCCAATTGGGAATCATTTTCGCCGTAGCCGGTATTCTCTATATCTTTTTTATCGGTTATCATCTGCTACCCCGACGGGCCAGTGTAACGGGTTATATCTCCGGTAACTATATCAAGGAATACCTGACCGAGATGGAAATCATTAAGGGGTCTTCACTGGCCGGAAAGACACTGTCCGAAGCCATCCTAAAAAAATACCCCGACATTAAAATCCTTCAACTCATTCGAGGAGAAGAAATCCTCTGGACCCCCCTTCCTTCCCTGGTATTAAAAGAAGGGGATGTTCTCTTGGTTCGGGGCAGTGTTACAGATATTGTCTCCCTTTATAACAAAGATGATGTAGAATTACTTCCAGATTTATCTCCCGGAGAGATTAAATTTAAAGAACAAAACAGTACTCTGGCCGAACTGGTTATTACCCCTAATTCCTCTCTTATTGGCCGCACCACACGGGGAGTCGGATTTAGAAACCGATATGGCGTGACCGTGGTAGCTATCCAGCGTCACGGAATTCACATTCGGGAGAAAATCTCACAGATCCGGCTTCGACTCGGAGATACCCTCCTCGTTTTGGGAGATGTGGATTCCATTGTAAAACTTCGGGATTGTGAGGATTTCCTCTTATTAGAAGGTATTGAAGAGACCGTCATCTATAAAGATAAGGCCCCTATTGCCATTGGAATCATGTTGATGGTTATTGTTCTGGCTGCTTTGGATTTTATGTCTATCCTGGTTTTATCCCTCCTAGGGGTCATGCTGATGATTTTAACCCGATGTATCCCCCTCAAGGCTGCTTATCGCTCCGTAGATATGTCGGTAATGATCTTAATTGCAGGAACTATTGCCCTTGGAACGGCTATGGAAAAAACCCATGCAGCGGAATTAATTGCCCATCACCTGATCTCTATGGTCGGATTTCTAGGCCCTACAGCGGTCCTGTCTGCTTTTTATCTTCTAACCAGTTTCCTTACCGCCGTGATGTCCAATAACGCTACAGCGGTACTTCTGATTCCTATTGCGATTTCCACCGCTACCTCCCTGGGAGTAAATCCTAAACCCTTCATTCTGGCCGTTATGTTCGGAGCCTCCGCCGATTTCTCCACTCCTATCGGATATCAAACCAACACCATGGTCTACGGACCTGGAGGATATAAGTTCATCGACTATGTGAAGGTGGGAACGCCTTTAAATGTTCTATTCTGGATTTTGGCCACTCTATTTCTTCCGTATTTTTGGCCTTTAAAATAA